CATGTTGGCGGTAACGAGAGCGCTCACGGATGGAAGATGTTCTTGCAGGAGCTCTATGAACGTGGAGCAAAAGAGTTTCTCCTTGGTGTTTTTGATGGGCTTATTGGGTTAGAAGAGGCCTTTCACAGCGTCTATCCAAAAGCCGATGTGCAGCGATGCGTCGTCCACAAGATGCGCAATACGTTTCCTAAAGTCCGTGTGAAGGACAAGGTAGAGTTCCTCGGTAATCTCAAGGAAGTCTACAACGCACCTTGCTACGAAGAGGCTGTACGACAGTTCCATGCTGTAGAACTGAAATGGTCCAAGCAATATCCGCGAGAGCTGGCCTCCTGGCGTGCAGATCTCCCGGTACTACTGACCTTCTACAAGTATCCCGTTGACATTTGGAAGTCCATTTACACCACAAACGCTATAGAGCGAACAGTGAAGGAGATTCGAAAACGGCTCTACCCCATGAACAGTGTTCCAAACATTGATGCCGCCGAAAAGATCGCATACTTAGTTGTGACCGATTACAATGAGCGATGGAGCAAGCGTATCATTCGTGGCTTTGGCATGGAAGAAACGAAGAAGGCTTTTGAGAAGATGTTCCGTGAGCG
The window above is part of the Xylanibacillus composti genome. Proteins encoded here:
- a CDS encoding IS256 family transposase — protein: MNQSIHNSEFMNQLANVVLAFVKDKLELLMKEELTNFLTVEKPELQNTRNGYYSRTLETQFGKINDLHVPRDRQGEFRTELFEPYQRRDGWLEEAVIRMYKGGMSTREVGDFIECILGTHYSPATVSNITNTVLQDVHAWQNQPLNKRYSVLYIDGIHFSLRRDSVATEVIYVAMAIDEEGHRQIIGFHVGGNESAHGWKMFLQELYERGAKEFLLGVFDGLIGLEEAFHSVYPKADVQRCVVHKMRNTFPKVRVKDKVEFLGNLKEVYNAPCYEEAVRQFHAVELKWSKQYPRELASWRADLPVLLTFYKYPVDIWKSIYTTNAIERTVKEIRKRLYPMNSVPNIDAAEKIAYLVVTDYNERWSKRIIRGFGMEETKKAFEKMFRERYGD